The Streptomyces sp. NBC_01317 genomic interval AGAACCGCTGGTCCGTCTGGCCCGGCATCTTGAGGCTCAGGTAGTACGGCGGGACCGCACTGCTGTCCTTGTTGGTCGGGTCGTCCGGCACCTGCCACGCGTCACTGCCGCTGTAGAACTGCGAGGCGTTGGTGACGTGGTAGCGGGTGAGCAGTTCGCGCTGCACCTTGAACATGTCCTGCGGGTAGCGCAGGTGGGCCAGCAGGTCCGGGTCGATGTCCGCCTTGGGCTTCACCGTGCCGGGGAAGGCCTTCATCCAGGTCTTGAGGACCGGGTCCTCGGTGTCCCACTGGTAGAGCGTGACCGTGCCGTCGTACGCGTCGACGGTCGCCTTGACCGAGTTCCGGATGTAGTTGACCTGGTTCTGCTGCGCGACGACCGCGCGCTGGTTGTCGGTCAGCGAGTCGGCCGTCGTGTCCCCCAGCGTCGTACGCGACGCGTAGGGGTAGCCGTTGGTCGTGGTGTAGGCGTCGACGATCCACTGGATGCGCCCCTTGACCACGGCCGGGTAGGCGTCGCCGTCGATGGTCAGCCAGGGGGCGACCGCCTCGACGCGGTCCTTGGGCGTCCGGTTGTAGAGGATGCGCGAGCCCTCGCCGATGGCACCGGAGTAGATCATCTGCGGCTCGCTGAACGCCACGGCGTACGCCGCGCGGTTCACGGGGTTCGAGAGGTCGACGCCGCTCTTGCCGGCGTAGCTCGTCGTCTTCTCGCCGTTCTTCTCGTAGTCGAGCTCCTTCTGCGGGCCCCCGACGATCGAGTACTGCTCGGTCTTCTCGCCGTAGTAGATCCGCTGCTCGTACGTACCCAGCGTGCCGGTCGTCGGCAGGCCCGCCTCGGTGAAGTCGGGGGCGCCGATCGTGCCCCCGTTGTCGTTCGACATCACCGTGTTGGTGCCCTTGGACGCGATCGCACCGTACCCATGGGTGTAGGTGAAGTGGTCGTTGATCCAGTTGCTCTTGGGGATACCGGTGATGTTCAGCTCACGCAGGCCGATGACCGTGTCCTGCGGCTTGCCGTCCGCGCCCGTGTAGCGGTCCACGTCGAGCGTCGCGGGGAACTGGTAGTACTTGCGCTCCTGCTGGAGCTGCTGGAAGGCCGGCGAGACCACGTTCGGGTCGACCAGCCGGTAACTGGCGGCGCTGTCGGCCGCCTTGCGCTGGTCGGCCCGCTTGGCCGGGTCGCTCTGCCCCGAGTAGTCCTGCACATCGGCGTCCGCGATGCCGTACGCGGTGCGCGTCGCGTCGATGTTCTTCTTGATGTACGGCGCTTCCTTGGCCTGCTCGTTCGGCTCGACCTGGAACTTCTGCACGATCGCCGGGTACAGGCCGCCGATGAGGACCGCCGACAGCACCAGCAGACCGAAGCCGATCACCGGCAGCTGCCACGTGCGGCGCCAGATGGTCGAGAAGAACAGCACCGCGCAGATCACGGCGATGCAGAACAGGATCGTCTTCGCGGGCAGATACGCGTTGGCGTCCACGTACCGCAGGCCCGTCCAGTTGCCCGCCGCCTTGAAGTCACTGGACTTCACGGCCAGCCCGTACCGGTCGAGCCAGTACGCCACGGCCTTCAGCGAGACGAAGATCCCGATCAGCACGGAGAGATGGCCGGTCGCGGCGCCGGTCGCGCGCGTTCCCGGGCTCGTCACCCGCAGCCCGCCGTACAGGTA includes:
- a CDS encoding UPF0182 family membrane protein, with translation MPDRGAGPAGPRMRVARPSRRVRTLLMTLGVLAVLAMLFVMFAGFWTDWLWYRSVDYSSVFTTTLWTKVGLFAVFGLLMAAAVGFNIWLAHRLRPPLSAMSMEQQNLDRYRMGIAPYKKWVLLAITALVGLIAGASASGQWRTWLMYVNGVSFGQKDPQFHLDVSFYAFDLPWYRFLLAFGFAAAVLSLIAAAVTHYLYGGLRVTSPGTRATGAATGHLSVLIGIFVSLKAVAYWLDRYGLAVKSSDFKAAGNWTGLRYVDANAYLPAKTILFCIAVICAVLFFSTIWRRTWQLPVIGFGLLVLSAVLIGGLYPAIVQKFQVEPNEQAKEAPYIKKNIDATRTAYGIADADVQDYSGQSDPAKRADQRKAADSAASYRLVDPNVVSPAFQQLQQERKYYQFPATLDVDRYTGADGKPQDTVIGLRELNITGIPKSNWINDHFTYTHGYGAIASKGTNTVMSNDNGGTIGAPDFTEAGLPTTGTLGTYEQRIYYGEKTEQYSIVGGPQKELDYEKNGEKTTSYAGKSGVDLSNPVNRAAYAVAFSEPQMIYSGAIGEGSRILYNRTPKDRVEAVAPWLTIDGDAYPAVVKGRIQWIVDAYTTTNGYPYASRTTLGDTTADSLTDNQRAVVAQQNQVNYIRNSVKATVDAYDGTVTLYQWDTEDPVLKTWMKAFPGTVKPKADIDPDLLAHLRYPQDMFKVQRELLTRYHVTNASQFYSGSDAWQVPDDPTNKDSSAVPPYYLSLKMPGQTDQRFSLTTTFTPNGRPNLGAFMAVDADATSPDFGKIRVLRVTSNVQGPQQVQSELNGVDKVAEFVRNLRGTDSDIEYGNLLTVPLDGGFLYIEPVYARGGSANYPLLKMVAASYGGGKPVFEESLTQALNAVFGTEGSQPPSTTPPPPGDTTKPPPTGSTALKQAIADAQKAYDEGQAALAKQDWTAYGKAQDELQAALKRAAEADAAAGTSEKPGDKPSASSSEKPGDKPSGSSTEKPSTGT